In Apteryx mantelli isolate bAptMan1 chromosome 26, bAptMan1.hap1, whole genome shotgun sequence, a single window of DNA contains:
- the SLC66A1 gene encoding lysosomal amino acid transporter 1 homolog isoform X2, with protein sequence MDGGGLADCPNGSRWVRDVFSECARDGRDVASVVLGLVSIGCFAAASFPQFYQACKTGIMDQALSIYFLLGWLGGDLLNLIGSFLANQLPLQVYTAVYYVLADLVMLSLYGYYKAKNQSGGFRAPINAAFVFLFLGTVSTMSFLGRDTGLVPEPVTFKGRALLATGVQESGYTYKRKSTVGVSYSLFALVMLGNTLYGVSVLLKNPEPGQSEGDYILHHLPWLIGSLGVLLLDVIISFQFLAYQRGRPGAGEEREALLGEQDEPSDS encoded by the exons ATGGACGGCGGCGGCCTCGCTGACTGCCCCAACGGCTCGCGCTGGGTGCGCGACGTGTTCAGCGAGTGCGCCCGCGACGGCCGCGATGTGGCCAGCGTCGTGCTGGGGCTGGTGTCCATCGGCTGCTTCGCTGCCGCCTCCTTCCC GCAGTTTTACCAAGCCTGCAAGACTGGTATCATGGACCAGGCGCTATCCATCTACTTCCTGCTGGGATGGCTGGGCGGAGATCTCCTAAATCTCATCGGCTCCTTCCTGGCTAATCAGCTGCCCCTGCAG GTTTACACCGCTGTTTACTACGTGCTGGCAGACCTGGTCATGCTGTCTCTGTACGGCTACTACAAAGCCAAGAACCAAAGCGGAGGAT TCCGTGCTCCGATCAACGCAGCCTTTGTCTTCCTTTTCCTGGGAACAGTGTCAACCATGTCCTTCCTGGGCAGAGACACCGGCTTGGTGCCGGAACCGGTGACGTTCAAAGGGAGGGCTCTTCTGGCCACTGGCGTGCAGGAGTCTGGGTATACG tacaaGAGGAAATCGACTGTTGGGGTCTCCTACTCCCTCTTTGCTCTGGTGATGCTGGGGAACACACTGTACGGTGTCAGCGTGCTCCTGAAGAACCCGGAGCCGGGGCAAAGCGAAGGCGACTACATCCTACACCATCTTCCCTGGCTCATCGGCAGCCTGGGCGTCCTCTTGCTTGACGTGATT ATCTCTTTCCAGTTCCTTGCTTACCAGAGAGGAAGGCCTGGTgctggagaggagagagaggcccTTCTTGGCGAGCAGGATGAACCCTCTGACAGCTGA
- the SLC66A1 gene encoding lysosomal amino acid transporter 1 homolog isoform X1 translates to MDGGGLADCPNGSRWVRDVFSECARDGRDVASVVLGLVSIGCFAAASFPQFYQACKTGIMDQALSIYFLLGWLGGDLLNLIGSFLANQLPLQVYTAVYYVLADLVMLSLYGYYKAKNQSGGFRAPINAAFVFLFLGTVSTMSFLGRDTGLVPEPVTFKGRALLATGVQESGYTPFTRNEIIGFTIGSISSVLYLCSRLPQIYTNYKRKSTVGVSYSLFALVMLGNTLYGVSVLLKNPEPGQSEGDYILHHLPWLIGSLGVLLLDVIISFQFLAYQRGRPGAGEEREALLGEQDEPSDS, encoded by the exons ATGGACGGCGGCGGCCTCGCTGACTGCCCCAACGGCTCGCGCTGGGTGCGCGACGTGTTCAGCGAGTGCGCCCGCGACGGCCGCGATGTGGCCAGCGTCGTGCTGGGGCTGGTGTCCATCGGCTGCTTCGCTGCCGCCTCCTTCCC GCAGTTTTACCAAGCCTGCAAGACTGGTATCATGGACCAGGCGCTATCCATCTACTTCCTGCTGGGATGGCTGGGCGGAGATCTCCTAAATCTCATCGGCTCCTTCCTGGCTAATCAGCTGCCCCTGCAG GTTTACACCGCTGTTTACTACGTGCTGGCAGACCTGGTCATGCTGTCTCTGTACGGCTACTACAAAGCCAAGAACCAAAGCGGAGGAT TCCGTGCTCCGATCAACGCAGCCTTTGTCTTCCTTTTCCTGGGAACAGTGTCAACCATGTCCTTCCTGGGCAGAGACACCGGCTTGGTGCCGGAACCGGTGACGTTCAAAGGGAGGGCTCTTCTGGCCACTGGCGTGCAGGAGTCTGGGTATACG CCGTTCACCAGGAATGAAATCATCGGCTTCACCATCGGCTCCATCTCCTCCGTGCTGTACCTGTGCTCCCGACTGCCCCAGATTTATACTAAC tacaaGAGGAAATCGACTGTTGGGGTCTCCTACTCCCTCTTTGCTCTGGTGATGCTGGGGAACACACTGTACGGTGTCAGCGTGCTCCTGAAGAACCCGGAGCCGGGGCAAAGCGAAGGCGACTACATCCTACACCATCTTCCCTGGCTCATCGGCAGCCTGGGCGTCCTCTTGCTTGACGTGATT ATCTCTTTCCAGTTCCTTGCTTACCAGAGAGGAAGGCCTGGTgctggagaggagagagaggcccTTCTTGGCGAGCAGGATGAACCCTCTGACAGCTGA
- the AKR7A2 gene encoding aflatoxin B1 aldehyde reductase member 2, whose product MAAMAAGARPGTVLGTMEMGRRAGPEDSAALLRAFLARGLRLLDTAHMYAGGSSERILGTLLAAGGPPVEIATKANPWEGNTLKPESVRSQLETSLERLGRKSVELFYLHAPDHGTPVEETLRGCNELHKEGKFKELGLSNYAAWEVAEICTICKHNKWVIPTVYQGMYNATTRQVETELFPCLRYYGLRFYAYNPLAGGLLTGKYKYEDKDTNQPAGRFFGNDWAKVYRDRYWKKHHFEAIALVERALKDAYGSNPPSLTSAALRWIYNHSKLQGSLGDTVIIGMSNLEQLEQNLDYSEEGPLLPAVVEAFDKAWNLTAHDCPNYFR is encoded by the exons ATGGCAGCTatggcggcgggcgcgcggcccGGCACGGTGCTGGGCACCATGGAGatggggcggcgcgcggggcccgaGGATAGCGCGGCGCTGCTGCGGGCCTTCCTGGCCCGCGGCCTCCGCCTCCTCGATACCGCCCACATGTACGCGGGCGGCAGCTCCGAGCGCATCCTGGGGACGCTGCTGGCCGCCGGTGGCCCGCCGG TGGAAATCGCCACCAAGGCCAATCCGTGGGAGGGGAACACGCTGAAGCCTGAGAGCGTCCGGTCGCAGCTGGAGACGTCTCTGGAGCGGCTGGGGAGGAAGAGCGTGGAGCTCTTCTACCTCCACGCCCCTGACCACGGGACTCCAGTGGAGGAGACGCTGCGTGGCTGCAATGAGCTGCACAAAGAA GGAAAGTTCAAAGAGCTCGGTCTATCAAACTATGCGGCGTGGGAGGTAGCAGAAATCTGCACCATCTGTAAACACAACAAGTGGGTGATCCCAACTGTGTACCAG GGCATGTACAATGCAACCACTCGCCAGGTGGAGACCGAGCTGTTTCCTTGCCTGAGATACTACGGATTGCGGTTCTACGCCTACAATCCGCTGGCTG GAGGACTGCTGACAGGCAAGTACAAGTATGAGGACAAAGATACAAACCAGCCTGCTGGAAGGTTTTTTGGGAATGACTGGGCTAAGGTCTACAGGGACAG ATACTGGAAAAAGCACCATTTTGAAGCAATTGCCCTAGTAGAAAGAGCTCTAAAGGATGCTTACGGTTCCAATCCACCAAGCCTGACTTCTGCTGCTTTGCGCTGGATATACAATCACTCCAAACTTCAG GGTTCCCTCGGAGATACGGTGATTATTGGCATGTCCAACTTGGAGCAGCTAGAGCAGAACCTTGACTACAGTGAGGAGGGTCCTCTGCTCCCGGCTGTAGTGGAAGCGTTTGATAAAGCCTGGAACCTCACTGCTCATGACTGCCCCAACTACTTCCGCTAG
- the MRTO4 gene encoding mRNA turnover protein 4 homolog has translation MPKSKRDRKVSLTRTPRKGLEAKQALISELRQCVDTYKRLFIFSVANMRNDKLKDVRNAWKHSRIFFGKNKVMMVALGREPASEYKENLHKVSKHLRGEVGLLFTNRTKDEVNEWFSQFKEVDFARAGNKATYTVSLDTGPLEQFPHSMEPQLRQLGLPTALKKGVVTLLSDYEVCKEGDVLTPEQARVLKLFGYEMAEFKVTIKFVWNSETGDFQQLEGDAEAAEEEEEEEDDSNED, from the exons ATGCCGAAATCCAAGCGGGACCGCAAGG TGTCCCTGACGCGGACGcccaggaaggggctggaagccaAGCAGGCTCTCATCAGCGAG CTGCGGCAATGCGTGGACACCTACAAGCGTCTCTTCATCTTCTCCGTGGCCAACATGCGCAACGACAAGCTGAAGGACGTGAGAAACGCGTGGAAGCACAGCAG GATTTTCTTCGGGAAAAACAAGGTGATGATGGTGGCGCTAGGACGTGAGCCGGCCAGCGAGTACAAGGAGAATTTACACAAG GTCAGCAAACACCTGAGAGGTGAAGTCGGTCTCCTGTTCACTAATCGCACCAAAGATGAGGTGAATGA ATGGTTCTCCCAGTTCAAAGAGGTGGACTTTGCCCGTGCAGGGAACAAGGCAACGTACACAGTGAGCCTGGACACAGGGCCCTTGGAGCAGTTTCCCCACTCCATGGAGCCTCAGCTACGGCAGCTGGGATTGCCAACGGCTTTAAAGAAAG GAGTGGTGACGCTACTTTCAGATTATGAAGTCTGCAAAGAAGGGGACGTTCTGACCCCTGAACAAGCTCGTGTCCTG AAACTCTTTGGCTATGAGATGGCAGAGTTCAAAGTGACCATCAAATTTGTGTGGAACTCCGAGACGGGAGACTTCCAGCAGCTTGAGGGAGACGCAGAGGCAgcggaagaggaggaggaggaggaagacgacAGCAATGAGGACTAG
- the EMC1 gene encoding ER membrane protein complex subunit 1, with protein MAAALWEVVVVVLLPSLAAAVYEDQVGKFDWRQQYVGKLKFASLEASQGSKKLIVATEKNVVAALNSRTGEILWRHVDKGTHEGAIDAMLIHGQDAITVSNGGRILRSWETNIGGLNWETSLDTGSFQMAGLVGLQDAVKYVAVLKKAAISLHYLSNGHQKWVEHLPESESAQYQLLYSHGTGVIYVLGIVPQSHLNVLTFSVEDGEITKQVRVAAPWLKSLNGACGVVGEAVLVCMDMEAHSLYVCSLETEQEMKQIPLQSLDLEFADGFQPRILATQPNLVSASRTQFFLQLSLSHFSLLQYRHGLLSHLRDFQQAALVSFATTGEKTVAAVLTCRSELKPGTSDGLHAGSTPEDSQKQESLTCSNHTYNINLYLVETGQRLLDTTITFNLDQSGAKPEQLYIQVFLKKDDSVGYRALVQTEDHMLVFLQQPGKVVWSREESLAEVVSLEMVDLPLTGAQAELEGEFGKKADGLLGMFLKRLSSQLILLQAWTAHLWKMFYDARKPRSQIKNEINIDNLARDEFNLQKMMVMVTASGKLFGIESSSGTILWKQYLRNVRPGSSFKLMVQRTTAHFPHPPQCTLLVKDKETKMSFLYVFNPIFGKRSQVAPPVLKRPILQTLLLPIMDQDYAKVLLLIDDEYKVTAFPATKNVLRQLEEIAHSIFFYLVDADQGKLSGFRLKKDLTTEESWEVVIPTEVQRIVTVKGKRSSEHVHSQGRVMGDRSVLYKSLNPNLLAVVTESTDTHHERTFIGIHLIDGVTGRIIHSSVQKKAKGPVHIVHSENWVVYQYWNTKARRNEFTVLELYEGTEQYNATAFSSLDRPLLPQVLQQSYIFPSAISAMEATITERGITSRHLLIGLPSGAILSLPKALLDPRRPEIPTEQSREENLIPYSPDVQIHAERFINYNQTISRMRGIYTAPSGLESTCLVVAYGLDIYQTRVYPSKQFDVLKDDYDYVLISSVLFGLVFATMITKRLAQVKLLNRAWR; from the exons ATGGCGGCAGCGCtgtgggaggtggtggtggtggtgctgctgcCGTCGCTGGCGGCCGCCGTCTACGAGGACCAAGTGGGCAAGTTTGACTG GAGGCAGCAGTATGTGGGGAAGCTCAAGTTTGCCTCCCTGGAGGCCTCGCAGGGCTCCAAGAAGCTCATTGTGGCCACCGAGAAGAACGTCGTGGCCGCTCTGAACTCCAGGACTGGTGAAATCC TGTGGCGCCATGTAGATAAGGGAACTCATGAAGGAGCAATAGATGCGATGCTGATCCACGGACAGG ATGCCATCACTGTGTCCAACGGTGGGCGCATTCTCCGCTCCTGGGAGACCAACATTGGTGGGTTGAACTGGGAGACGTCACTGGACACCGGCAG TTTCCAGATGGCTGGTTTGGTGGGGCTGCAGGACGCGGTGAAATACGTGGCAGTCCTGAAGAAGGCAGCCATCTCTCTGCACTACCTTTCCAATGGGCACCAGAAATGGGTAGAGCATTTACCAGAAag TGAGAGTGCTCAGTATCAGCTATTATATTCCCATGGGACTGGAGTGATCTATGTACTTGGAATTGTTCCTCAGAGCCACCTGAATGTCCTAACCTTCAGCGTAGAGGATGGAGAAATTACAAAACAG GTCAGAGTAGCGGCCCCGTGGCTGAAGAGCTTAAACGGAGCGTGCGGCGTGGTGGGGGAGGCAGTGCTGGTGTGCATGGACATGGAGGCGCACTCGCTCTACGTTTGCTCCTTGGAGACGGAGCAGGAGATGAAGCAGATCCCACTGCAG TCACTTGACCTGGAGTTTGCTGACGGCTTCCAGCCCAGGATATTGGCCACTCAACCCAATCTTGTCAGTGCTTCGCGGACCCAGTTCTTCCTGCAGCTGTCTCTGAGccacttctccctgctgcagtacAGGCACGGGCTGCTCAGCCACCTTCGGGACTTCCAGCAG gcagctCTGGTAAGCTTTGCAACGACTGGGGAGAAAACTGTGGCTGCTGTCCTCACCTGCAGGAGTGAACTG AAACCTGGAACTTCTGATGGCCTTCATGCTGGAAGTACTCCGGAGGATTCCCAGAAACAG GAATCCTTAACCTGTTCCAATCACACCTACAATATTAATCTCTACCTGGTTGAAACTGGCCAAAGATTGTTGGATACCACCATTACCTTTAACCTGGATCAGAGTGGCGCCAAACCGGAGCAG CTCTACATCCAGGTCTTTCTGAAGAAGGATGACTCCGTGGGCTATCGAGCGCTGGTACAAACAGAAGACCACATGCTAGTGTTCCTCCAGCAGCCAG GAAAAGTTGTGTGGAGTAGAGAGGAGTCACTAGCAGAAGTGGTAAGCTTGGAGATGGTGGATCTACCTCTGACAGGGGCACAGGCTGAGttggagggggaatttggaaagAAAGCAG ATGGTTTGCTAGGGATGTTTCTGAAGCGGCTGTCCTCCCAACTTATCCTGCTGCAAGCCTGGACGGCCCATCTTTGGAAGATGTTTTATGATGCCAGGAAACCCCGGAGCCAGATTAAGAATGAGATTAATATTGATAATTTGGCTAGAGATGAATTCAACCTCCAGAAAATGATGGTCATGGTCACGGCTTCGGGCAAG CTTTTTGGTATTGAAAGCAGTTCTGGCACCATCCTGTGGAAGCAGTACCTCAGGAATGTGAGACCAGGTTCCTCCTTCAAGCTGATGGTCCAGAGAACAACAGCGCAtttcccccaccctccacaatGTACGCTGCTTGTTAAGGACAAG gaaaCCAAAATGAGTTTTCTCTATGTCTTTAACCCCATCTTTGGGAAGCGGAGTCAGGTAGCTCCCCCTGTTCTGAAGCGTCCTATCCTTCAGACTTTACTTCTGCCTATTATGGATCAAGACTATGCCAAAGTGCTGCTCCTGATTGATGATGAGTACAAG gttACAGCTTTCCCAGCGACTAAGAATGTTCTTCGTCAGTTAGAAGAAATAGCCCACTCTATCTTTTTTTATCTAGTGGATGCCGATCAGGGAAAACTCTCTGGGTTCAGGCTGAAAAAG GACCTGACCACGGAGGAGAGCTGGGAGGTGGTCATTCCCACGGAAGTGCAGAGGATAGTGACGGTGAAAGGGAAGAGATCCAGTGAGCATGTGCACTCCCAGGGCCGTGTGATGGGCGATCGCAGTGTTCTCTATAAG tCCTTGAATCCAAACCTGCTTGCTGTGGTGACAGAGAGCACTGATACGCATCATGAGCGCACGTTCATTGGAATACATCTGATTGATGGAGTCACAGGCCGGATCATCCACTCTTCAGTACAGAAGAAAGCGAAGGGACCTGTCCACATTGTCCATTCGGAGAACTGGGTGGTG TACCAGTACTGGAACACGAAGGCACGTCGGAATGAGTTCACTGTGCTGGAGCTGTACGAGGGAACGGAGCAATACAACGCCACAGCCTTCAGCTCCCTTGACCGTCCGCTTTTGCCTCAGGTCCTCCAGCAATCTTACATCTTCCCATCTGCTATCAGCGCCATGGAGGCCACTATCACTGAACGAGGCATCACCAGCCGTCACTTGCTCA TTGGACTTCCCTCTGGGGCCATCCTCTCCCTTCCAAAGGCTCTGCTGGATCCTCGCCGTCCCGAAATCCCTACAGAACAGAGCAG AGAAGAGAACTTGATTCCGTATTCTCCTGACGTGCAGATCCATGCTGAGAGGTTTATCAACTACAATCAAACCATATCGCGAATGAGAGGGATTTATACAGCCCCCTCTGGCCTAGAGTCCACTTGTTTG GTTGTTGCATACGGCCTGGACATCTATCAGACCCGAGTGTACCCATCGAAGCAGTTCGATGTCCTGAAAGACGACTATGACTACGTGCTGATAAGCAGCGTCCTCTTCGGCCTGGTTTTTGCCACTATGATTACGAAGAGACTTGCTCAGGTGAAGCTGCTGAACCGTGCCTGGCGGTAA